Proteins encoded together in one Penicillium digitatum chromosome 1, complete sequence window:
- a CDS encoding Cyclin-like F-box, with protein MKSSSLAYLPSLPVELVELVAEFIDADGLIALRLVCRELQRKTFHHFAQRFLSSIKTDLSEDSLHRINALSQNVELRPYVNGLAFTLQNGVGRGLVWDRHPWGPISAPLEVDAIRSLRDNLTQNLTNCRSFFIFCRYPEGHPDLSHVTITDAVAVFFALVVDARLPVSSFHLIYANQYSRTLIMDMRRLPKLLYRQPEFKNVWANLQKLSLEQYLTLDNFGFLLELVLSAPNLQSLLLNLGSHDLASEFMHELAESANFSQLHELALFRTSTRGPDLHKLITTIRPNLISLTLYHVTLAPGGDWTPFLKELSQGFLALQSISLYYLWASTPAKSLLIFPDIPKTPLLYTSKGQHLNKFYSEDLKAPTVLGIEYFGSKMSHVLDLLQTNAERPSAQ; from the coding sequence ATGAAATCAAGCTCATTAGCTTACCTCCCTTCCCTCCCTGTTGAGCTGGTCGAGTTGGTTGCAGAATTCATCGACGCAGATGGCTTAATAGCACTTCGCTTAGTCTGTCGCGAGCTTCAGAGGAAAACATTTCATCACTTTGCGCAGCGGTTCCTTTCGTCTATCAAGACCGACCTCTCTGAAGACAGTCTACACCGTATCAACGCGCTTTCGCAGAATGTAGAATTACGTCCTTACGTCAACGGGTTGGCCTTCACACTTCAAAATGGTGTCGGTCGCGGCTTGGTTTGGGACCGGCACCCATGGGGTCCCATCTCCGCTCCTCTAGAGGTCGACGCAATTCGGTCTCTGCGCGATAATCTGACCCAGAATTTGACTAATTGTCGTTCTTTCTTTATTTTTTGTCGATATCCGGAGGGTCATCCAGATTTGAGCCATGTCACTATCACAGACGCGGTCGCAGTGTTCTTTGCCTTGGTCGTCGATGCTCGTCTACCGGTTTCATCGTTCCATCTCATATATGCCAACCAGTACTCGCGCACCTTGATCATGGACATGCGACGTCTTCCTAAGCTTCTCTATCGGCAGCCTGAGTTCAAGAATGTGTGGGCCAATTTACAAAAACTCTCATTGGAACAATATCTCACGTTGGATAACTTCGGCTTCCTGCTTGAGCTGGTTCTGAGCGCTCCAAATCTCCAGTCGCTCCTACTAAACCTCGGCTCCCACGATTTAGCATCTGAATTCATGCATGAACTGGCTGAGAGTGCCAACTTTTCTCAACTGCACGAACTCGCCCTGTTCCGAACATCCACTCGAGGTCCTGATCTCCACAAGCTAATCACCACTATCCGGCCAAATTTGATTTCACTCACGTTATATCATGTTACCCTGGCACCAGGGGGTGACTGGACTCCATTTCTCAAGGAGCTCAGTCAGGGATTTTTGGCTTTGCAAAGCATCTCGCTGTATTATCTCTGGGCCAGTACGCCTGCTAAGAGTCTCCTAATATTTCCAGACATCCCGAAGACGCCTTTATTGTACACTTCTAAGGGTCAACACCTCAACAAATTCTACTCGGAAGATCTCAAAGCTCCCACTGTCCTTGGGATCGAGTATTTTGGATCGAAGATGTCACATGTGTTGGATTTATTGCAAACAAATGCTGAAAGACCTTCCGCCCAATAG
- a CDS encoding Retrovirus-related Pol polyprotein from transposon TNT 1-94 has translation MQASYNIEDFTINSHEIDISSAVPKLKGQSNFRDWETALYIALAANNRYYTYMISNGIPIPKIPEYQDSSPEAVRNLLIEEAQDLAGDHTTTVVISVAEIRDRVKQVIESNIVLRKEYNLKCTNWDLCNSRANLLLRGTLSPEPFSHIAQNTDVRDSFKKLRATYAVTSHQHSFARYTKWTDLRFKNGTASEFVRKFQETLRDLTSIDGKINSVYVLCQFKKAINENPKCYAFLQNLRVDEKDVNLMDQVYAEFLEVDIHNRSMNPSYNANSTTAQTSSSSHNDKKKDTKKDKPSKKKTDFVREENVILCRHHGTLGNHYSNKCPLLKNSANATTIQQPQQQPLFQQVAVPQPGQIIGQVDNQGRILSLPQQQPRQGANAIFAPASYPTVPQKGPPSGDPLARYNNLFTNVLFAGIQANAVHGSHIVSKEGLLANDNNDVTRWMIDSGTSTHMTPHRSVFVNFRRCVLPVSTATGDVFYTEGYGDVILHLLDQDSSGKMAPLTLQKVWLAPDLRSSLISMSALDKADIGTWTKNGMMTFKHQDFYGPESTIGFATCEGEHYWLNCAGIDKIDHMIDCNLVTGSPNSVFATQREIIPISIDLAHRRACHAGEERVRKMEKFADGVKLKKGAGVTFPCAPCIKGKGHALPFGKERSIRSKPGEFIHLDVWGPISIASHGVTEVYIKLETYLKTQFNYVIKKVHGDDAPEHKPLAAYLASKGTIGMSPYEAFFEKRNTKLDPHMEEARLLAYDEGDNYVVYNVRTKKIERSRNVIFNENPSPASLPDPAYDLNITGMNQEHEHDSQDRHIPIDFLRPHLENPFNIRSTSPPSPTVEDDPEDQTRAPNALDPSNPALFEEDLAWSNDEMAGSFGRCVVEQRVDTGAHFEAGGRGVLVEPQPVSRQVVNMDIPLETTIDLSQEDPLQDDEYHDQSPLQHGQVTFEHNFSRLDPVPDDRSRDQSYVQPIQPIQPETGQLRRSTRIKNPSRAYIESLASKSFFDSNVLRLLAEQPEILISLFANATSNEHYVLCRERQMASRCSQRTTSSSC, from the exons atgcaggcctcatacaatattgaggactttaccatcaacagccatgagattgacatctcatctgccgtcccaaaattgaagggacaatccaacttcagagactgggaaaccgctctctacatagctcttgcagctaacaaccgttactacacatacatgatttctaatgggatcccaatcccaaagatccccgagtatcaggactccagtcctgaagctgttcgcaatcttcttattgaagaagctcaggatcttgcaggtgatcatactacaacagttgtcatctctgttgctgaaattcgtgatcgtgtgaagcaagtcatcgagtcaaacattgtactccgaaaagagtataacttgaaatgtacaaactgggatctgtgcaattcgagagcgaatctcttactaagaggcactctctctccagagcctttttctcatatcgctcaaaacactgatgtacgggactcatttaagaaactgcgtgcgacgtacgctgttacatcccatcaacattcattcgcccgctataccaagtggactgatcttcgctttaagaatggaactgctagcgagtttgtacgcaagttccaggaaactcttcgtgatctcacatctattgatggcaagataaactcggtatatgtactatgccagttcaagaaagccattaatgaaaaccccaagtgttatgcctttctccagaaccttagggttgatgagaaggatgtcaatctcatggaccaagtctacgccgaattcctcgaggtagacatccataaccggtctatgaacccttcctacaatgcaaactcgactactgctcaaacctcgtcgtcgtcgcacaatgacaagaagaaagacacaaagaaagacaaaccctcgaagaagaagaccgacttcgtcagagaagagaacgtcatcctttgcagacatcatgggactcttggaaatcattactccaacaagtgtcccttgctaaagaattcggcaaacgccactaccattcaacaacctcagcagcaacctctttttcaacaggttgcagtccctcaaccaggccaaatcataggccaggttgacaaccaaggtcggatcctttctctaccgcaacaacagcctcgccagggagcgaatgcaatctttgcgccagcatcctaccccaccgtaccgcaaaaaggccctccatcgggggatcccctagcgcggtataacaatctctttacgaatgtgctctttgccggtatccaggcaaatgcagttcatggttcccatattgtgtcgaaggaaggcctattggctaacgacaacaatgatgttacccgctggatgatcgattccggtactagcacacatatgactccccacagatctgtctttgtcaactttagacggtgtgtattgcctgtttcgacagccactggggatgtcttctacactgagggatatggagatgtaatcctacacctgctggatcaagattcatcaggaaaaatggcccctctcactctccagaaagtgtggcttgcgccagatcttcgctccagcttgatctctatgtctgctctcgacaaggcagacattggcacatggacaaagaatggcatgatgacattcaaacatcaagatttctatggcccagagtctaccattggttttgctacctgtgaaggagaacattactggttgaactgcgctggcattgacaagattgatcatatgattgactgtaatcttgttactggctctccaaactctgtctttgctacacagagagagatcatacctatctccatcgatctggcacatcgtcgagcttgtcacgccggcgaggagcgtgtacgaaagatggagaaatttgctgacggcgtcaagctaaagaaaggcgccggcgtcacctttccttgtgctccttgcattaagggtaagggccacgcattaccttttggcaaagaacgatctattagatcaaagcctggcgagttcattcatctagacgtctggggaccgatctctatcgcgtctcacggag tcaccgaggtctacataaaattggagacctatttgaagactcagtttaactacgtcatcaagaaggtccacggcgatgatgctccagagcataaaccacttgctgcttaccttgctagcaagggaacg attggcatgtctccttacgaagcctttttcg agaagcgaaatacaaagctagatcctcacatggaggaggcaaggctgctcgcgtacgacgaaggagacaactatgtggtctacaacgtccgtaccaagaagattgaacgttcacggaacgtcattttcaatgagaatccttctccggcaagtctgcctgaccctgcctatgatcttaatattacaggcatgaaccaagaacatgaacatgattcgcaggatcgtcatatcccaatcgatttcctacggcctcacctcgagaatccgtttaacatacgatctacctccccaccctctcctacggtcgaagatgatcccgaggatcaaacgagggctccgaatgctctcgacccgtcgaatcccgcgctctttgaagaagatcttgcatggtcaaatgatgaaatggcgggcagttttggcaggtgtgtggtggaacaaagggtggatactggtgcccactttgaagcaggtgggcgaggggttctcgtcgaaccacagcctgtttcccgacaggttgttaatatggacattcccctggaaacaaccattgatctatctcaggaagatcctctgcaagatgacgagtatcatgatcaatcaccattacagcatggtcaagtaacttttgaacataatttctctcgcctagatccggtaccggatgacaggagtcgagatcaaagctatgttcaacccattcagcccattcagccagaaactggccagttacgacgatcaacacggatcaagaatcctagcagagcttacattgaaagcctggctagcaagtcattctttgattccaatgttcttcggttgctcgctgaacagccagagattctaatcagtcttttcgcaaatgctacctcgaatgagca ctatgtcctgtgtcgagaaagacaaatggctagtcgctgctcacaaagaactacatcgtcatcttgttaa
- a CDS encoding Siderophore transporter, RhtX/FptX family encodes MNDSGSLINLTITTYLIFQGLAPSLIGSFSDIYARRPAYIIAFVIYLGANIGLALQNNLTALMILRCVQSSGSSGTIAISRLAPSEESELDTLELEWH; translated from the exons ATGAATGATTCTGGGTCGCTGATCAATTTGACTATCACGACATACCTG ATTTTCCAAGGACTCGCACCCTCTCTCATTGGCAGCTTTTCAGATATCTATGCGCGCCGTCCAGCTTATATTATTGCATTTGTCATTTACCTTGGAGCGAACATTGGCCTCGCTTTGCAAAACAACTTAACGGCGTTAATGATCTTACGATGTGTGCAGTCCTCGGGTAGCAGCGGGACAATTGCGATTTCTCGACTCGCGCCGAGCGAGGAAAGTGAATTGGATACGCTGGAATTAGAATGGCATTAG
- a CDS encoding Carboxylesterase, putative: MPQMPTVDLGYSQYRGISLSNGVDQFLGMRYAKAPLGDLRFRGPEDPEDTEGVLEATSFGPLCVGVGESTNDSLAEDCLLINVWRPTNVSADSNLPIWLFIQGGGYANNANGNYNGSEVVQQSGQNIIFVNFNYRVGVLGFLASEHVRQNGHLNAGLLDQRKALHWVQKHIRKFGGNPDHVVIHGDSSGAGSVAYHLTAYGERNTDLFIGAVAESPFWPTQRTVAQMEFQYDQFVKDTSCYKANDSLTCLRSVDIRTIQKFNVDKPFPGGSPTPVPRWYFLPVVDGDLIQDQLSNLFSQGKFVQVPLLVGDETNEGTDFAYNATNKFEVAQFMKNNYPGLSHDQLDTINNAYEHEEPLPKHAAYFASAAGAYGDSTFTCPGNFMTAAMAKSSYFAWNYRYNVRDPTKIANGMGVSHIFDLPAIFGIGETNQPTYSYASSNAKIVPITMNYYLSFIRVLDPNIFRFRDAPEWQPWGSGAGQRLRLQTNSTEMEPIPRLEVERCSMWKDFAADMQQ; this comes from the exons ATGCCGCAAATGCCAACAGTTGACTTGGGATACTCTCAGTATCGAGGAATCTCACTTTCCAACGGTGTTGACCAATTTCTCGGAATGAGATACGCAAAGGCACCCTTGGGTGACTTGCGATTTCGAGGTCCCGAGGATCCAGAAGATACTGAGGGGGTTTTGGAAGCCACATCG TTTGGACCCCTTTGTGTGGGGGTTGGAGAGTCAACAAATGATTCCTTGGCAGAAGACTGTTTACTTATCAATGTCTGGCGGCCAACGAATGTGAGTGCGGATTCCAACCTCCCTATCTGGCTGTTTATTCAAGGGGGTGGATATGCCAACAATGCGAATGGCAACTATAACGGCAGCGAGGTCGTTCAGCAGTCTGGTCAAAACATTATCTTTGTCAATTTCAATTACCGCGTCGGTGTCCTTGGATTCCTTGCCAGTGAGCACGTGAGGCAAAATGGACATCTCAATGCTGGACTGCTCGATCAGCGGAAGGCACTCCATTGGGTTCAAAAACACATTCGCAAATTTGGAGGCAATCCGGACCATGTTGTCATTCACGGCGACTCCTCTGGTGCAGGCTCAGTCGCCTATCATCTCACCGCGTATGGTGAGCGCAATACAGATCTTTTCATCGGGGCAGTAGCAGAGTCGCCATTCTGGCCTACTCAACGAACAGTTGCACAGATGGAGTTCCAGTACGACCAATTCGTGAAAGATACCAGCTGTTACAAAGCAAATGACTCCTTGACGTGTTTGCGTTCTGTGGATATCAGAACGATCCAAAAGTTCAACGTCGATAAGCCATTCCCAGGGGGCAGTCCCACGCCAGTCCCCCGGTGGTATTTTCTTCCTGTTGTTGATGGAGACTTGATCCAGGATCAACTTTCCAATCTTTTCAGTCAAGGGAAGTTTGTTCAAGTGCCTTTATTAGTCGGAGATGAGACAAATGAGGGCACAGACTTTGCATACAATGCAACCAACAAGTTTGAAGTGGCCCAGTTTATGAAGAACAATTATCCCGGACTCTCTCATGACCAACTCGACACTATCAATAATGCATACGAACATGAGGAACCTCTTCCTAAGCACGCGGCTTATTTCGCATCGGCTGCGGGCGCTTATGGAGATTCGACTTTCACTTGCCCAGGGAACTTTATGACTGCGGCGATGGCGAAATCATCTTATTTCGCCTGGAATTATAGATACAATGTTCGTGACCCCACAAAGATTGCAAATGGGATGGGTGTTTCTCACATATTTGATTTGCCCGCGATTTTTGGTATAGGGGAAACCAATCAGCCAACCTATTCATATGCCAGCTCTAACGCAAAAATCGTGCCCATCACCATGAACTACTACTTGAGCTTTATCAGAGTCTTAGACCCCAACATTTTTCGCTTCAGGGATGCCCCTGAATGGCAACCGTGGGGCTCAGGAGCCGGGCAGCGACTCAGGCTCCAGACAAATTCGACCGAGATGGAACCTATTCCCCGCTTGGAGGTCGAGCGTTGCTCAATGTGGAAGGATTTTGCAGCAGATATGCAGCAATGA
- a CDS encoding Polynucleotidyl transferase, ribonuclease H fold has protein sequence MELYNTRYSPNFHSNLISHGLMMKASLLVNFRSNCIETTEGRQGFQYPKLSPENLILATKKSAQEPRSEGSIHTWHRRLGHVGTERIEKLAEMTEGITIESNPGKKKQAKHMVCSEGYTSTWYKTKQHTMVIFG, from the exons ATGGAGTTGTATAACACAAGATACTCTCCGAACTTCCACAGTAATCTGATATCccatggattgatgatgaaagcCAGCTTGCTCGTTAATTTCAGGAGCAACTGCATTGAAACCACTGAAGGGAGACAG GGTTTTCAATACCCTAAGTTGTCACCTGAAAACTTGATCCTCGCCACGAAGAAATCAGCTCAAGAACCAAGATCCGAAGGATCTATTCATACCTGGCATAGACGCCTTGGTCACGTTGGGACCGAGCGTATCGAAAAGCTTGCAGAGATGACTGAGGGCATCACCATTGAAAGCAaccctggcaagaagaagcag GCCAAGCATATGGTGTGTTCGGAAGGGTACACTTCGACTTGGTACAAAACCAAACAGCACACAATGGTCATATTTGGTTAA
- a CDS encoding Glycosyl hydrolase, putative: protein MFKKTSKFCIALSISACACATVTGPKPLVASAGDIAVIPGWYLQSSTKVSGGMDILSRPGKDVSSWHRVGARGTVMAGLIENGVYSETDLFYSDNMESVADPSTFDLPWIYREEFILKPSTAQYYTLKTHGITSKADIYLNGVLIASSDQQQGTYGGHQYNLTEYVEDGANCLLIRVYPTNYLHDFAQGFVDWNPYPADNGTGIWRNVEVSQTGAVSMSQFRVLTNFTGSNSGSVRVTLRSDLTNHESSDHRVLIKGTIKGPDGSAAGQISEMFDLKPDEKKTVSISVSILNPDIWWPALWGKQPLYTVQATATIQKPQTVVSDISIPQQFGIRHVSSKVNNHNDTEFSVNAEPFQVIGAGYGPDIFLRFKIDRVQKIFTYMLDMGLNTVRLEGKQEHPELYDLADKMGMMVLAGWECCDKWEGWTYNDEADGIKWGKADYPVAKAAMLHEAEMMQSHPSLLGFLVGSDFWPNEQATEIYLDALNVMDWPNPIIASASKRGYPEALGPSGMKMDGPYDWVPPNYWYHDKKGAAFGFGSELGAGVGTPEMGSLKKFLSDVELETLWKEPNAEQYHMSRYDSQFYDRKIYNKALFSRYGKPSSLEDYLIKSQMADYEATRVQFEAYGARQNATRPATGLIYWMLNSAWPNLHWQLFDYYLSPMAAYFGTKVGARAEHVAYDYESHNIWLINHSLGNYGSRQVKVDLIDAHGKEIFVATVESNTMPHSSKLVVMLAEIKKIKDVGFLRLTLSDCKSQAIISRNVYWLSATPDVLNWSKSNWYTTPVSNHARYTKLEALKLATLKASLNSVASPTDDGLTHAKVVLENQSAGPAVFIRLKAINATENAEIAPLYWSDNYVTLWPKEQLRLDVAFEGDIQDTLIEITGRNVDKVIVKA from the exons ATGTTCAAAAAAACGAGTAAATTTTGCATAGCACTGAGTATCAGTGCTTGTGCTTGTGCAACTGTCACCGGCCCCAAACCACTTGTCGCCTCTGCCGGTGATATTGCTGTTATCCCGGGATGGTACCTCCAATCGTCGACCAAAGTATCAGGTGGGATGGATATACTCTCAAGACCAGGAAAGGATGTCTCATCGTGGCATCGGGTTGGTGCTCGTGGCACTGTCATGGCAGGGCTTATTGAGAACGGGGTATACAGCGAGACAGATTTGTTCTACTCGGACAACATGGAATCTGTCGCTGATCCCTCCACATTCGATTTACCATGGATTTATCGTGAAGAATTTATACTGAAGCCATCTACCGCCCAATATTATACCCTCAAGACACACGGAATCACATCCAAGGCAGACATCTATCTGAATGGAGTGCTAATTGCATCAAGTGACCAGCAGCAAGGCACCTATGGCGGCCACCAGTACAACTTGACCGAGTATGTTGAGGATGGAGCCAATTGTCTTCTCATTCGCGTGTACCCAACCAACTATCTTCACGACTTTGCCCAGGGATTTGTGGACTGGAATCCCTACCCAGCTGACAACGGCACCGGCATTTGGCGAAATGTGGAAGTTTCTCAGACTGGGGCGGTCTCGATGTCACAGTTCCGCGTCCTCACCAATTTTACGGGCTCCAACTCTGGGTCGGTGAGGGTCACCCTTAGAAGTGATTTGACCAACCACGAATCGAGTGATCATCGGGTACTGATCAAAGGCACCATCAAAGGGCCAGATGGCTCTGCAGCTGGGCAAATTAGTGAGATGTTTGACTTGAAGCCAGACGAAAAGAAGACGGTGTCTATAAGCGTGTCAATTCTAAACCCTGACATTTGGTGGCCTGCCCTTTGGGGTAAGCAGCCTTTGTACACAGTACAGGCCACTGCAACTATCCAAAAGCCGCAGACGGTTGTGTCAGATATTTCAATTCCCCAACAATTTGGGATTCGCCATGTATCATCGAAGGTGAACAACCACAATGATACCGAATTTTCCGTCAATGCCGAGCCTTTCCAGGTGATTGGAGCTGGATATGGACCGGACATCTTTTTGAGATTTAAGATTGACAGAGTACAGAAGATTTTTACCTATATGCTAGACATGGGACTCAACACTGTGCGCTTGGAGGGAAAACAGGAGCACCCAGAGCTCTATGATCTCGCAGATAAAATGGGGATGATGGTTCTGGCGGGTTGGGAATGTTGTGATAAATGGGAAGGATGGACA TACAATGACGAAGCCGACGGTATCAAATGGGGGAAAGCAGACTACCCAGTTGCGAAGGCAGCGATGCTGCACGAGGCAGAGATGATGCAAAGCCATCCTTCGTTGCTTGGATTTTTGGTGGGCTCGGATTTCTGGCCAAATGAGCAGGCCACCGAGATCTATCTAGACGCCCTTAACGTGATGGATTGGCCCAACCCAATCATTGCATCGGCCAGCAAGCGGGGTTACCCCGAAGCTCTTGGACCATCCGGAATGAAGATGGACGGTCCGTACGATTGGGTACCCCCGAACTACTGGTATCACGACAAAAAAGGAGCGGCGTTCGGCTTTGGATCTGAATTAGGTGCCGGAGTCGGAACCCCAGAGATGGGAAGCCTGAAAAAGTTCTTGTCTGATGTCGAGCTGGAAACACTCTGGAAAGAACCAAATGCAGAGCAATATCATATGTCTCGCTATGATTCGCAATTTTACGACCGGAAGATCTACAATAAGGCTCTATTTTCTCGATATGGAAAGCCATCTAGCCTTGAAGACTACCTCATCAAAAGCCAGATGGCAGATTATGAGGCCACCCGAGTGCAGTTTGAAGCTTACGGAGCCCGGCAAAATGCCACAAGGCCTGCCACGGGACTCATTTATTGGATGTTAAACAGTGCCTGGCCAAATCTGCATTGGCAGTTATTTGATTACTATCTTAGCCCTATGGCAGCTTACTTCGGCACCAAGGTTGGAGCGCGTGCAGAACACGTGGCTTATGATTACGAGAGCCATAACATTTGGTTGATTAACCACTCGCTTGGCAATTACGGAAGTAGGCAAGTCAAGGTAGACTTAATTGATGCACATGGCAAAGAAATCTTCGTGGCCACAGTGGAGAGCAATACGATGCCTCACTCCTCAAAGTTGGTGGTtatgcttgctgaaattAAGAAAATCAAAGACGTTGGCTTCCTCCGTCTCACGCTCAGCGATTGCAAATCTCAAGCTATCATTAGTCGCAATGTTTACTGGCTCTCTGCTACTCCAGATGTCTTGAACTGGTCAAAGTCTAATTGGTACACTACACCAGTTAGCAATCATGCAAGATACACCAAGCTGGAGGCACTGAAACTGGCTACTTTGAAGGCTTCGCTAAACAGCGTGGCGTCGCCAACAGACGATGGGTTGACCCATGCTAAGGTCGTACTTGAAAATCAATCTGCAGGACCGGCAGTTTTCATTCGCCTGAAAGCTATCAATGCAACCGAAAACGCGGAAATTGCACCGCTTTATTGGTCTGACAACTATGTAACTCTGTGGCCGAAAGAACAGCTTCGGCTGGATGTTGCCTTTGAAGGAGACATCCAGGATACTCTGATCGAAATCACAGGGAGAAATGTGGATAAAGTGATCGTCAAGGCTTAA